TTGGCATTTCAAATTGTCTTGGAACTCCTGCTTGTAAATACTTGCAATATCACAGAAAGCTCAACGATTATGTGAGAAACTTCAAGAGGATGAGAGATGAGTTGAATTGCAAAATGGAAGATATACAGCTGCAATTGAAAGCAGAGCTTCTTCGTCCGCTGGGCAAGATACCGAAGAAGGGAGTTGAAAATTGGTTGAAAGCTGTGAAAGAGATGATTAGGGAAGCACAAGTTGTTGAAAACAAAGTCAGTAACGGGAGATATCTCTGTCGTGCTTGCAACGGGAAGCTAGTTGACGAAAAGACTCGAGagatgaaggaatttcttgataaCGCTCCTAATGCCTCTGAAGGTCTTGCCATGGATGGTCCAAGTGCTGGGTTGCCACTGCCAACATCAGAACTAGTTGGAGAAGAAGCTGTCAGAAATGAGATTTGGGCATGTTTGATGCAGGAGGAGGTGAGCAAGATTGGGGTTTGGGGGATAGGCGGTGTGGGTAAAACCACTATCGTGAAGCACATCCACAATGATCTTTTGAAACAACAAAGATTCGAAAGGGTAATCTGGGTTACCATATCAAAGGAGTTCAACGTAATGAAGGTACAAGATAATATTACAAGTGCGTTGGAGTCAAAGGAGTATTTAGACAAAGAAGAGGACAAGCTCAGACGAGCTGCAATCTTGTCAGAAATGCTGAAGAACGCAGGAAAGCATGTTCTAATCCTAGATGATGTGTGGGATAAAGTCTCTCTAGAGGAAGTTGGGATTCCTGAGCCGAGTGGCAGCAGTGGCTGCAAGTTGGTGTTGACAGCCCGTTCGGAGCATGTCTGTAAGTATATGGGTTGTAAGGTGATAAAAGTGAAGCCCCTTTCAGAAGAAGAGGCATTGATACTATTCTTGAATAAAGTTGGACCTAACATAGTTCAAAGTCCAACTATAATGCCTACTTTGAAGCTTGTTGTCAAGGAATGTGCGGGTCTACCTCTTACAATTGTCGTGGTAGCTGGTACCATGAAAGGAGAAGATAACCctcgtatttggaaaaatacactCGGGGAATTGAAAGAGAGAATAGGGAAAGTGGAAGCTGAGGTAATCGAGCGCTTGAAATTTAGCTTTGATCACTTAAAAGACGAGAAAGTGAAATATTGTTTCTTACATTGCGCATTATATCCCGAAGATTTTGGAATTGAAAAGGATGAACTAATTGAGTGCTGGATTGAGGAGGGATTTATAGATTATATGGGTACAAGACAAGAAATGAAAGACAAGGGCCATGTTATTTTGAAGAAGTTAGAAGATAATTGCTTGTTGGAAAATGATACCTCTCAATTTGGTTTACATGTTATAAAGATGCATGATGCAGTGAGAGACATGGCATTGTCGATCACAAGAATGAATCCTCGATATATGATACAAGCAGGTTTGCTATTAGAAGAGTTACCAGAAAAGGAGCAATGGAGTCCGGATATTGAGAAAGTGTCACTTATGTATAACTCCATATCAGAAATTTCCATAGATGTGCTGCCCACAAAATGTCAACAGCTCACAACCTTGTTATTGCAGCATAACCCTATAAAGAAGATCTCAATTTCTTTCTTCACAAACATGCCTTGTCTTAGTGTTCTTAATTTGTCCTTTACGATGATAAAAAGTTTACCAAATTCCATCTATGAACTAAAGAACCTCACAACATTGTTGCTTCATGGCTGTTATGGATTAAGAGATCTGCCGTGTCTTTCGATGCTTCAAGAATTGAAGAAGTTGGATCTTTCTGAGACTGGAATTGAGGAAGTCCTGAAGGGATGGATATGCTGATAAAGCTAAGATATCTTGATGTTCGAGTGTTCACTCTGAAAGAGATACCCGCTGGACTTTTACCAAAACTCGTTCACCTTCAGCACTTGGGTTTTCATAAGAGCAATAAAAGAACATGTCTAAAAGCAGAGGAGTTGGAACCATTGAAGAAGTTGGAGTGCTTAACTGGACATTTCGAAGACATCAGTGAATTGAATAAGTTCATCTCCTCAATGCAACAAAGTAAGAAAAATCTTATCGAGTACTATTTAGTGGTGGGCCCATATAATATGGGTCGTGGAAGGGAGAAAACAGTAACAATTGGAGGAGTCCAGAACTGGGAAGGTGAGTTAATTATGCACCCAATTGAAATTCAAGAGTTGAATATTGTAAGGTGCGACTATTTGAGAAACTTAGTCGATGATAATTCTTCCTTCAAAAATGCGATTTACTTGAGCATTTTTGATTGTAAAGGGATAGAGTGTGTTGTTTCCTTGTCCTCTTTTGCCTCTTCTTCTGCTCATCCATTTCAGAGCCTCGAGAAGTTGGATCTTCTACATCTTCCAAAGTTGAGTGCCTTTATTATGAAAGATGCAGGAATTGGTTCAGCAACAACATCAACATTGGCTCCGTCTGCCACCTTTTCCCATCTTAAGGAAATTAGGATAGTGAACTGCTCAAGTATGAAGACGTTGCTTCCACATTGGTTGCTTCCAAACCTCCAAAACCTGGAAGAAATATTAGTGGATATTTGTGATGAGTTAGTAGAAATATTGGGAGCAGCAACATCAGAAGttgaagaaaaagggagtgatgCATTAATCAAATTCCATCTTCCCAAATTGAGAAAGTTGTCATTCAGGGAATTACTAAATTTGGAGAGCATTTGCAGCAAAAGTGGAGTGATGGTTTGCGATTCTCTCCAACTTATCCAAGTTGATGAAGAGTGTGATAAACTGAAGAgaattcctccatttgttccccTTGTTGGCAATAGGCAGCCATTTGCATATGCTCCACCTTCTCTTACTATCAGTTCAAGCACAGAGTGGTGGGAATCGTTGGAGTGGGATGACCATCCAAACTTTAAAAATGTTCTTCGCTTCAACCCCCTTGTGGAGGATAAGAGGTATGAACCATTTatggtttagtttattttttgattttgataAATCTAATTTCTCCATATTAATGAAATTTGATTTATATTAGTGATGATGTTGAAGAGAAAGATAAAAGGGTTGGTGGGAAAGAAGGATAGTGCAAAAGAGAGGAGAAAAGGAATGATGGAAGGAAGAGGTTAAGAGGCAAAGGTAAATAAAAGATCAAACAGCCTCCACTTTTTAAACATTTTCCCTCTCTTACCATTCCTTCTATTCTCTTATTCTTctctaaatatttattattaaaatatttatattaatcaaaATGATTTAAGGTGAGACAAAACTTTTATTTCCAATAAAAGTTAGGAAAGTATTGTAAAaagacataatatttttttatttccatgtaaaatttctggaaaaattaagatttaaaaaataataagtgcttgttttttttaaaacttagtatttataaaaaaaatataattggaTTCATTCATATGTAAAcgtaaaatatttctaaaattaaataatattttaaattatgaggactaaatgagaaaattaaaaagGTGAAATcccttttaaaataaattaaaaacattaaggGGATTATGTTGCAAATAACCCCTCCACATTTcccatatataaaagaaaatttcctttttcttttaatttgatttggtGTGGTGGTTAAGTGGCATGAATGTTTGCTTTAGGTCTtgggttcaattttttttttaatttttcctattTATTTTGGTATTATGTTCAATTTGAGCCTTAGGGCCTATCTCTTATTTTCAATGATGAGTCTACTGATTCAGTGGTAAGACTTTAGTTTATCATCAATTTAAATTCTATAAAATCTGGTAAGTGGGATTTggattaacttaattttttttatttttttattttaatttaattttacaaaatatctATTTTCACTCATTGTTTCAACCGTCCACCTATCACCCCACTTTGTATGCTACTTCCTTTTGTTTCCCTATCTTCCTTCTTTCTCCTCTTTGATTATTCCTGAATACTGCCGTTTATTTTGTGAGTTCTGTCACTTGGATCGTATTCTATTTGCAGTGTAAGTTTCATTTGGTTACTTTTGTTGTCTTTCCATTAATAGTCTAGTTTTGTTTCGTTTCTTGAACAAGTTGAGTTTGTGTTGGTATTTTCTATTCGTTATCATGATTAGTATTTTTATGGTTCTCGATTTGGCGAAATGTGTGAGAATCCTAACCCTCCAGCAAAGTAGACACAATTTTCAACGTTGTTTCGGAGAACTAAGTATTTGAATTCTATTTTAGGGGTTGAAATTTTGATTCAATGATGTTATTATGGATAATTATTGTTAGTTAATCCGTATGGTTTGATGAACGTTTATAGGATTCGTGAGTTCCAATTGAGCTGTTGATCAAATCAGCAATAGGTGTGTGAATTTAACTCGAAAACTCAATGAAAGCTCGAGAAAATTGCGAAACAAGGGTTGTTTTCGAAACTGTCCAacgccacatggccatgtggtaggACGTGTGGAGCACACAGTCGTGTGAATTTACACAGCTTGTGTCCGTAGGCTATGTGAATGACACGAGCTAGCTTTTTGagctgtgtgagccacatgaCTATGTGGGCATTTTGGTCAATTTTAAGCCCCAATTAGGGGGCGGATTAAAGGATTCAAATATTGGGTCCATGGGCATCATATAAGCCCAAAAAAATGTAAGTTTTAGCACGTATATATACATGGCTAAGCTTTGGAGGTATGTTAAGTAGGTGGTATATAAATCATATGCTATGTTATGTTCCTTATAAAAATATGTGTATGCATGTCATACGACTTATGATAAATGTTTTTATgatattataattatgattatgCCTATGTTTTGGGCTAGGTTATGATATGGTGGAGGAAGTGTTATATGATAGATTTTATCGCAACTATGGCAGCTAGACTATAAAATTTCTATCTAACAGCTCAGTTGCATATTTATGAGTGACATACCACCACATATTGGtatgattggatggatggactcttgtagtcctaATTGGTGATATTGCTTGGACGGAGATGGTATGTAGCAATTGGGggtatgatatgatatgatatgggATATGATATAATAAGACAAGATATGAAACATGCTATAACATGATATAAAAACCGATATGATATAAGATATGCTTCGATTTGCTATGATACattctgatatatatatatatatatactacaatGTGTAGGTCAAATCACGCACTGGATGTTAAGCTCACACGTCTGCTTATTTTGTTTCAGGTGATCTTCAGACCTAGGATTAGAATATGACTCTAGAGCTCGTATTTTACTCTTTCGGTTTAAGTATGCATTGGACTCTCTTTTGTTTATATGGACTTTTTGGACTTttggatattttaaatttatttggaatgctaaaaattattttgcatttatttttcaaatgttttaactTTTACCGATACTTAAatcaaaacaactaaaaataaaccATAGTTATAACGTAAATTTGCTATAATGCTTTCTACTGCATGTTTTAAGGTCAATTTGCTATAATGCTGTCCGTTGCAAGTTTTATTGAAATTGGCTAAGATGTTTTTTCTCACaaacaaaataagtaaattaaatacattttggtaaaattaacaaatatggATTTCTTCAATGTACTCACGGGTTTTCAAAAATGGTACATCTTCAACGGGTTAATCAAACTTGTTTTCTTTTGAGTTAAATAGTTTTTGCCAAAATGAAGTAATATTGTTTTCACGCACAATGTAATCTCCTCAATCTGACTATAACATCTAGGCCATATTTTGGGATGTTAGAATTAgagttttagaaaataattactttttcttttacaAGTTAATGTCATTGTAGGGTTTGATGGGTTATCTTCAACTTTAACAGTTAAGCTTCCAAAGTCGATGATCgtatttaaatatgtaaaaaaatctttatatttaaaagatattcttataagaaaacaaacatGTTATATATGATTGTTGCAtgcaattatattattttatgattcggTTTATATATGATTGTTGTCATGACatttaagcatttaattaatattttaaagttttcaaaaataataaatatatttttaataattttaattttttataattttaatttttaaaaaataagttatatatattttttaaaccttaaaatatttttaaaaaactaatgtATCATCCATAACAAATCATACATAATTAACACATATTGGGGCATGGGAAAGCTTTTAAAAAATTGAACTCAAATAGTCCTCTACATGGTTCATCAAGGCATGGCAAGTAAGTGATCGTTTTTTGAACAGAAATCCGTTTATAGCAATTGGGCCTGGGAAGCAAACAGGAGAAGTCCACTAGCAACAAACAAACCAAAGtaaatcaaaaacaaaacaaattggaaaaacaaaacagcaaaaagggaaaattaaaacAGAAATCGACAAACACCGTCTTCTCCATCCAACAAGTCCCCAGGCACTGTGTGACTCCACCAAACCCCAATGAAATAAACGGTTAAGATCTTCCAAATTCGACAACAACCGGAAAAGAAAGCAGTTGAGAATTGCCATCTTGTATAAGTATTTCTCAACTCCATCactgaaatagaaaaaaaaaggttatggAGGTTGCCCACACCGACGATCAGAGTCGGCCACTTCCAGAGCTTTCAAAGGCGCATCTTCCATCCAGAATGAATCCCCTTCTACTCGCATACCCTCAACAGCCGATGCATGCGCTGCTCCACTCCCTTCTCTCGCAATGAACTGGAATCGACAGCATTGGAACTTTCTGGCCAGGTTCTTCGCATCCCAGGTAAATGGTCTAGTCTCCGAGTAATCCTCgcttaatttttgaatattatttaccaCCAGTCTCGAATCACTCTCAAGAATCACCTTTGAAAAACCCTTATCCAGGGCGAAATGGAGCCCATGCAAGTAAGTGATAGTTGAAGCAACTTGTTTCATGATTGCCTGTATTTCTCTCATAATTTTGTTGTCACTCTGTACCCGTGGCACACTGCAAAATCTCCTACATTTCAAATAAACTGATGTCTAGTAAAACATTAAAGCAGAAGAGGATGAACTATATATTACCCTCAGTATTTGTTTCAATGCTAAAATTCCACCTCTCCTCTCCAACACCTCATTGGTAGCCTTACTCATCATAACTAACACCACCCATTCTTTTTCCAATACATTTCCAGAATGTGAGGAATGCCCTACACTTTTGTTTCTACATTATTAGGAAAAATTGTAATATATACCTGAACTTGAGTTGTCATATTCTAATATTTCTTTGCTCAATATTTACTTGATTGTATACATTAGATTTGCACCCGAAGCAATAGTTTTAGAACACTTACAGTAATAGTTTTAGACTTTCAACTTCATCAACTAATCTTTCAAAGTTATGTGTATCGATTGCGgtcgtaaaccaactaaaaatctgaTTAAGGTAAATGTACTTATCAATTACTAGTATAGTTACgatgagcaaagatatcgttcccacgagaGCTAAAAGTGTTAGTAAttattgtctttctattatttaaccaagaaattggagtgattgattaaaaataaaattaactaaattaattaactaaagaacacgacaaagaacaaatcataaaaataaacgATTAAAAACCAAAAAGCGAGACAATATCCAGGAaagaatctacctagacttcatatgtcattatcaatctaaatcacgcaatttcttcacttactaccttgatctgtagaaatccctaaattatgctaatatctctcttcaagactaagagcaactgactttagattgattaattgaaatttctttctaattaaaaaccctattatcgcattaactcgatttatggatcattctattagatttgactctaatccggtagatttatatcgtcctatttttagaattgcatgcaactccactaaattacgctagatctactcttaaacaggtctattcctcctttaaTTTAAGCACATAAAACATGAATCAATagtctaaaaatattaaactatgaattaagtacacataattgagagcaagatttaagtatttattgcataaaaatagaaatcaaataatagaatccATCCTAAAAACAGTATAAtcacaagaaataaaaaaactcataataaacttcaaagaaatcaaaaggagaacttcaatcttgatggaaatctacttcaAAGTCGGCTTTAATAGTATTTTTCGAGTTATTTTCTTCAATATTATATGACAACTCACTCCCCTCCTCTTATCTTTGTCATATATATCTTAGAAAACCTAAACATTATGATTTTCTGCGTGTTTAGAGTGCAATTTGCGATTTGCACATGGACTGGCATATggtcgtgtgacagcccgtgtggCTTACTCAGCCGTGTGTCCAGACCGTGTGCAATGGCCCAACCCATGTGGCTCCTGAAACTTGCTCCAATTTTTCGATTTTCGCTTATTTTTCGCTCATTTTGctctcaaatgctctcctaagaatagaaatatgaatttaaagtattaggagcataaaattcaccattaacacaTTTTCTTTGTACATTTAGCATATATTCAAACATCGAGGCTCTGCTTTGCAGTTTAGGTTCAAAAATATGAACCCATGTTTTCAAAGGTCTAATTTTTCCATGAACtgccaaaaatgaaaaaaaaaaaaacaaatgtttaaaaaaaatgaaagaaaagaaaatgaaaatatagttTAATGAGACTTACATAAATGTTGGGATTGAGAAAATGATTGTCTAAAGGGAAGCAGAAATTTGGCCATCCAAGCCATCTTATTCAGTTCATCGATGCAAGTTTCTCTGCTTAGCCACCGCTGCTCTCAAAATGACGACGGACTAATTAGTTTAACAACAATACCAGTACGACGTCGTAAGGACGTATCCTACGTGGCAGTTGTGTCATCTAGCTAAGTCAAACTACGAAGCTACAGTTGGACTTTGATTTCAGTTGGGTTTGGTTTCTTAGGTGGAGTTCTATTTAAACTTGGGTTTTGTTTTCGGTTAAATTACCCTATTAGTTACTAAATTATAGGTTGCTTTTGTTTTGTTCACTcaactaaaaaaaagttaaaattttgttattgaaatattcgaatattttcatttaagccaCTAAAACAAGATctttttaaataagaaataaatattttttatagagaaattttatatataaaaaataaaatactttaatttaaaaggACATTTTGTTTAATCCTTTAATAGCTTTTGGAGTGATGAAAAGTCTAATTTCACTTTGcacctaaaatgatttttttggtaattttcttacCGAGTTGGGACTCAATTGATGGTTGACGCCAACTCAGTAAAAGGCTTTAACATGgtatagataaaaaaaagtttttaattaaaatttttaaaagaatttagggtaaactataccaGTCATTCAACTATAGGCAAGTTTTCGTTTTAATCACTTAACTAAAAATATTACTATTTTGATCACTAATACTTtcaaaattgtttttcttttctgtCACCCAATTGTTAAGTCATACTTGTTTTAGTtggtataataatagttttagttctcaatttttatattttctgtcaatttgattctgattttgtataaaattataaaaaaactcacaattatttataaaatagaaaaatgcatataaaaattctagaaaaataaaatcttgaaTATGTTGTTTCATAACTAAATCgtatgagaaagaaaaaaaatcatcattcaataacatctgataacaaattaaaatcaaatcaaaacaaaaaaaaagttagattATTATATGTTTCCTAAATATTTCTCGAAACCAAATTAGTAGTATTATCAAGTTGAGTTTCATGCCCTTGAAGAACATCTAGAACTGATATTACAAATACTTATGAACTTGACCTTGATGCCATATTTTTAGTTTAAAGAATACAAAATATAccatgatttttctttttcaaactgatcaattcaaaatttcattacattttaatttttttttcaaaacccaaattgcaaaatgaaaatatattcagAATTTTATCTTTTCTTATAATGTAAAAAGCTATGTCAAGTAATTGATGAGGTAAAAAAGCATAGAACAAATAAATTTGCTTCATAGTTTTTTCTATGTTCGTTTTTTAAAGAATGAgtattaaatatttcaatataGATAATATAGAGAAATTTTGTagggtttaaaaataattatccctAATTTtctcactttatttatttttcaaatttttattttactttttttacttttataattttctaaaattttaaaaataatttcaacttttatcattttatatattatcaaaatcaaattcactgaaagtataaaaattaaggactaaaattgttattaaatcaattaaaaagttCTACTTAACAGTTGAgtgacaaaaaaataataatttcaaaaacattAGCGGtgaaattgtaactttttttaattgAGTGACTGAAACAAAAATTAgcaatagtttagtgactaatagtgtaactttttttttggtataataataatttgaattttgGCTATTCCTAAAAAGGGTGAACATCTGatcatatttattcacatattaCAAACATCCATATGTAAGCAATTCTCCcgaattaaaatcaaattttaatatcaacaaCTTCaacaactcataaataggaagataatgtgtTTCAGTACACTTAAAACCATATCTTTCTATATTGACAACAATTACTATGACAATGAAGCTAAGACTCAATTCACAATAactatatatttttgttataccTAATTAAAGTCATTTATATCAGTATATTAGACATTCTTATACCCTAGTTTCCCATACTTTCCCATTATTAtcgtgatgatgatgatgatgatgatgatgttacaATTGAGCACCAAGGTCACTGTAATACTTGTTAGTATTGTCCAGAATGAATGGAAAGGACATTTCCATGGAAATTAGACCTCATATCTATCTTTCAAATTTTGAGAGCAGATTAAAGGTTTTATTATCAAGTAGAAATGTCAGTATGAAATACCCCAAATGCCAACTAATAATGGCAGACACCAAAGCTAAAAGCTAAAAGCTTGGAACCCACCACTAAAGTGTATGCCTCATTATTTTGCCTGTTTTTATCTTCACTTT
The genomic region above belongs to Gossypium hirsutum isolate 1008001.06 chromosome D05, Gossypium_hirsutum_v2.1, whole genome shotgun sequence and contains:
- the LOC107903585 gene encoding disease resistance protein At4g27190, encoding MEYVEPVLGISNCLGTPACKYLQYHRKLNDYVRNFKRMRDELNCKMEDIQLQLKAELLRPLGKIPKKGVENWLKAVKEMIREAQVVENKVSNGRYLCRACNGKLVDEKTREMKEFLDNAPNASEGLAMDGPSAGLPLPTSELVGEEAVRNEIWACLMQEEVSKIGVWGIGGVGKTTIVKHIHNDLLKQQRFERVIWVTISKEFNVMKVQDNITSALESKEYLDKEEDKLRRAAILSEMLKNAGKHVLILDDVWDKVSLEEVGIPEPSGSSGCKLVLTARSEHVCKYMGCKVIKVKPLSEEEALILFLNKVGPNIVQSPTIMPTLKLVVKECAGLPLTIVVVAGTMKGEDNPRIWKNTLGELKERIGKVEAEVIERLKFSFDHLKDEKVKYCFLHCALYPEDFGIEKDELIECWIEEGFIDYMGTRQEMKDKGHVILKKLEDNCLLENDTSQFGLHVIKMHDAVRDMALSITRMNPRYMIQAGLLLEELPEKEQWSPDIEKVSLMYNSISEISIDVLPTKCQQLTTLLLQHNPIKKISISFFTNMPCLSVLNLSFTMIKSLPNSIYELKNLTTLLLHGCYGLRDLPCLSMLQELKKLDLSETGIEEVLKGWIC